The Papaver somniferum cultivar HN1 unplaced genomic scaffold, ASM357369v1 unplaced-scaffold_35, whole genome shotgun sequence genome segment gagatggatagggggcatctcttcttcacatttcaaatgaagttttggcgggaaagtgagtttgttaactggcagtttttgatcggaatttttgaaggagctatagtgcgattaaagggctggaaatgtttgggcttactctatggacttataggaagttaacaggggtgattttaagggccagaagtggctggaatgaccgggagaagaaatcaaagtccaaacaggacacgtatgttgttgttcacgttcaaatattttgtgagaaatttttgggagactttcacgctggatatacatgtatttggtcctgttcaagtcctaagaatagtttggttgttatttcatagctaacagcacgcgtagagagtcacaggagagattttctctcaactgcatgcggagaagaataaaaagaatggtcgctgttagtagagatttttgggggatttgagggctatataagagtggatttacgtcatagaaaggggatgaagagtttggggtcgagccagagccaggaggagcgaagaagaaggaaaaacagcaatgttcacctgctgctgctgccattaaaaagcttcaagaacacgaagaacaaactctccaggacagtctttTTTTCAGCAGCtccagaacagtcttattttcagcagctcaacagcagaagagaggtgtcgcagttcgctgcagttttctgttgtcgttcttttctggacgtgttttgtgagtctcagaactactattttataacttttgactcttttaatcacactttgagctttgaattaatatgttgagtgtgtgattgatatgaatagctaaaccccaatactgggatgatggaggaaaccattctttatgcatgaataatttttatttaattcttttatgactatttgcattattatgaattgaattatgatttttcttaattatttgtgatttcatttgatggtttatgcttgggactaatccttttgataggccatgcttaagatttacacttaatatttttaaaatctattttggcaaataaagagtcgatgtttagaagctataactgtttagaataaatacatgaatcgcatgagtataagaattggtgaaactctgagtcctagtatctcttgatcctgtgacaattttgtatatatttttgtttttaaatctattcaagtccgagcaacgaatccgtatttaccgcaatttTTGTACCGtcggttctcacgctggatttcttcaagacgagcatgcttctcaataattattcgaagatctccttctgtcttaggtacgcttccgtggatctcaacaaacagtggactcattcggtctaatccccatttgtagcagttgatgctcacTACAGGATCTAAACTCCCTATAgcttggaagatcttgtgccatctgttggtgtagtcCCTTGTATTCTCCTTGTAACCGATTGCCATCGAAaagagtttatccattccggtgttgacatctttattgtacatgtaggttctcaagaatttctctgcgagttgatcgtaggaattGATGGAGTCAGGTGGcaagttgtcaaaccaagacaaagccgaccccttcagacttgatgggaaatacctacagaggacaacgtcattttgactccatcgggctaatatacgattataataccggatatgttcCACGAGATCACTGgacccgtcatagcattcgaaagtTGGGACATGGCACTTCAGCGAAATGGGGgtgtttgccaggcgatgagttaggggcgtggagttagcctctttcatcacctcttctagcCTTCCTCTGCCTTGTCTGGTTTTTAGcttcctgatctcagccatcatatcATCACGCATCTCTTCCATTACGCGGTGATGTCCCACGTTCTCATACTCAGTTGAGCGTTTTTTTCTTCGATCCTCACTATCGTAATAATctgagtcttcggcggcataatccggatcatatgcactgcttcccctagcggcatttgctaggatgattcttcggcaTCGATTAGGTTTtggtgccttagaatttgcttcgtcaagttgttggctggtcttcgtgctttgggcaatccgatcttttaagtcttgattttctctggccatcagagctacgacatctgcgtagacctgctggctcttcttcaattcttcgagctcagccatcagtcgatgggACTGGttagacccctgattgggagtttctgcttgtacccctacggccatggtTTCCCCTtcatctactgtgtgtattaagggtggtagaggatcagcttcgattgttggtatctccaagtttggtcccctcggttgagcttccacccgcggtgcTAGAGCCGCTGGTATAGTTTGATTCTGACCGCTTGTTGACGACATTCCGAAGGCTGGCGGGTGttcgggctgatgtgtcatagattcttccacccattctctttgttgatggacttggtttgtagccaaagttttgttagcttttgcagcctggagggccgcagcAGTCGCACTGCTCTTCgctgctgctgctttgagagtcgcggctgcaatggagttagtgttcaaggtgaggtgatttccgcagcatcctgcctctgattaactgtcttagctttgtctcctttctgcgtacttcgggtcatgaccggggtagtcctcggtgtttcctttgatgaggctttggtttttcctgcctctagtgtcTTTTCCATCTTGGGTCCTTCTGCATAgggtaatttcaaataaatagaacCAGAGATATCCGCGTGGATCGGGTTAGTGTTATTCGTGCTCGTAAAATgtatggaataaaaaatgtttacCTTAAGAAAGAAGAGAGTTGCccgagggccttaataaaagaaaaaaacataaagaaTTCAACAGTCTTGTTTTCGCAGTACAAATACTCTAATAAACGATCATGGATCTATATCCGTAGTGAAGATAAAAATAGGAAATcttttgaaaaggcagatccgtagcgAATACCCGTGAATCTGATTATTAAGTCTTTTAATCAATTTAAAATACGCCGAACGTGCATATCtatgatagatagccgtggatctGTCTGTTTTGAAATGGTGTCCCTGAAGATAAAGACAgtaaacccagaataaaaaaggttttgaaagcacgctgaatcCTTAGTATTAATTGGCCAATAAACAGACAAGTGATGCTAAAAATAATAGAGCAAAGCCATagtgcgcgtttaaggtgaaatcacaggataagataaatcttttacctgGATAaagtccttgtttctagcgccagattgtgaacacacaaatcacgagggagtccacgtgttcacaaacaaggtTTGCACATACAAAAAACTCTTGAATTAAATATGATAGATGCGTAAAATGGATGAtactatcgattcatcgactcaaagccttcgggctcATCACTGCCTAGTCGAGTAATATCAGGAGTTGATCGTATAATGAGTAAGAATACAAACACGAACATAAATACGAAACGTAAGGGATATACGATGAATATAAAAGTggtgaaatataaataagatggagatttatgtggttcggcactaaggcctacatccacggggattggtgtttcactatgtattgaacagttacaaagatagtcgaatgacttttgagtGTACATAGGTCTGCAGAGATAAATgatatacttactcttcctatttctccctCTCCTATCTTCTCCTCTAATTACTCTAACTTGGTCGACCCccttctctcttggtggagaggggtatttatagggttggatcGTGGGGCCTACTTCTGAGagccgttgcaaccttatcttcttgtgatttgtgtccatcacgcagaggtcttcttCCTTTACGATGCCCCCTACGTTCTATGCTTGATCACGAAGGGTTTTCCTCGTTCGTTCCATGGGTTGattgacacgtacactgctcagagtgtttaatgcgggtagttgatacgtttgctcgtgtcagacaagtgtcttctgcccctgtcacatccgtgtcaATCAGATTTCTCCTTgccgttgatcttggatctttctggggataagagAAAGTAGATCTTTGGGAGCTATTTGGTGCTCCGCGGTAACATCATACTTCGGTACACCTTAATTTTCTGCCATCGGATTATCTGGACGAAGATCTGATGTTGATGGGATATGCTTCTTGGTTGTAAGCGTgtctcatcatgttttgatggcttgattcgcatgccttccacgtgtttcTTCATAAACACGTGGCTAATGGTGAAATATGTACACAAAGACCTGAAGAGATGGATCGGTTATGTCGGAGGTCCTCCTGAAAAGCTTGATCTTTATTATAGCAGTTGTAAACGCCCAATGGTGACACTAGTTTAGGTTACGTTTTCACTCGTCAAACAAAATTCGAAAAGCTGATCAAGGTAAGTTGACGATGAGGTTATTTAGTAAATATCTGGTAAAATGGACGGGTATGAGTCGTATGAGTTTATCACTACGATATAGATTTCGAAACATGTTAACTGTTGTCTTAGCTCAAATGTAGAGCACATGGCTTTCATCCATGTAGTTGTGGGTTCAACTTCCACATATGGCATAGTAAGCCCAAACTGCAAATGCTTTCGGTATCAATATATAGTAGGACATACATGCGCATGTAGTAGCACGCAATACATCATCTTGAGCATGGTCGTGACGGAGAATAAAGTTGCCACTAAGTTCTATTTGTTGTAATAATAAGTATGTACGAGAATAAGGAAATGCTCTGCTGGATTGTGGATGATTCTAAGCATCACTTTAGTCACACCAGTCCATTATAATGGCTACAGTATGATCAAGTTCCATTACAATCTATGACGATGATGATGACAAGAAGAGAGACCAGTGCAGCTGCAATAGTTGGCTACAACTTTGAGAACTCGcgattttttttaattgattttggtTAGTGCTTAACCATtttttatcctttatttttttgtaaaatggGTAGAAGCGTAATGAGCATATAAGGTAGTTGCGGTATATATGTATTTTTTGTCCAATTAGAAAGAAAAATGCtcttaaacaaaaaaataaagaattacGAAACATAAGCTTTGAATTTACATTGTTTATTTTTGAAGGAGCTGTCTCATACAGGCATACTTAGGCCTGCATAATTTCAAATGATTCATCGTCGATGCGTCTGTGAAGGCGCGAAATTTGAAGGCTGTTGCAAGTTTACAGGACGTGATTGCTGCATACAGTTTGAGATGGGTTTGAGTTGTGGTAGAACACGGCTAGGGTTTACCAGTTTAGAAAGAGAGGTATAGTTAGGGTCTATGAAAGTGGGGTCAAAGTTAACTTTGGTACCATTCTTTAGATTCCTTTCTTTGAATTTAGTTGAGTTGTTTACAATTTGCTTTCAACTGCAGGAAGAGGAAAGGCAATCTACACCCAGATCAATAATCTATCCCAATAAAAGGTAATCGAGGTAAGAATTTTAAAGTATGCACCTGAAAACCGAACAGAAGCTGCAATATGTGGCTTAGAAATGCATTTATTGGATGATCAAGTGATTTATACAATTCCTTGATGCAACAAATGACTCCAGCGAAAATAAAATAATCATATTGGAAGCAACTAATTTACTGCAAGATgctaagaacaaaaaaaaaaaacataaaccgAATTATTAGGCCTAAAAAAACGCAAAGAAATTATACTGATGTACAAAACTGCATTTGACAGCTGGGGTGATAAGTCATGCGATGCTGACTTAGTCAATCTCAAAATTCTCGACGAATCCTGCCGAAATTCAAGAACTCCTTCTGCAAATCatctttaatttcatgttttccttTCGATTTTAAAACCATTTGCCTATCTATTTTCTCATTTCAGAGTATTTACTTTTACAGATTGAAGATCATCTTTGTTATGACCTAACCCTAAAATtgtttaaactctttatttctgattttaaTTCTTTAGTTATTATGACTTTAAAAATCaaataatagttttgtgtctttgatCTGTCTGATTTTGGTTTTAACTTAGTTCAATCTTATTTCTATTTGTTTCATATTTAGATCATGAGCTAATGGAGGTGCGGACATAGAGTTTTGAGGCAGCATCATGAGATTCTCAAATGTCAACAACTGATTGAGAGGACAACTCTTCTTCTGATTTTGGGGTATGGTTCATTGTTACTCATCATCTATGGTTATATTGTTATACGTAAGATTCTGAGTCGGATAAGGATCAAGTTATATATCTGTAAATTGGAGTGTTTATGGGGGTTTGAGATCCTACATAAAGTAGGGATTTGATATGCTATTATTTCAAAGATTCTTTTTCTCTGTGAAGTTTTATCTTGGAACTGATCTTAGTTTGTGATGGTTTATTCTCATTATGATAGTTTCTGTTTGAAGTATTAATGGAGTTAATAGGCTTTAATCTCTCTGCTGGTTGCTTGTGGAAATTAATTTACTGTCACAATGCATAAAAATTTATGTTTAACaattctttaattttttattaagatATTTTAATTTAAAGATGTTAAGAAGTAATTAGAAGAGCACTAATGCTATCACTGATGATGAATGGATAAATCAGAGAGTTTACTACACTTGGCATGTTGATTGTTATTCTCTCTGTTGTTCCTTTGATCTTCTGAGAATGAAGAATATGTTATTCAGTCTGTTCAGTTTCTTGTTCTTAATTGTCATTCCTAAAAGAAAGTGTTGTCAATGTCATTACTGCAGGCATACACTATCATTAACAGTATCAGtattagtttgtttattttgatagaTATCCCTTTATATTCCTCAATACCCTTGTTCATCTGCACTCATCTTTTTTCTCCTCTCTGCTTTTCTCTGATTGAGTCCATTTTGTAAGTTTTCAATGGCAATTCCTGCTGCTCAAGTAAGAGTCCTTAATGtagatgaagatgttgaagaatTTCCTTTTCGCTTTGCTGCTCTTCTCTGTGATGATAGTCGCAATTACCATAAAACTTCAATTAAGCATCATCTCAATAGAATCTGGACAATCAATTCTCCATACTTCAAACTTGCTAAGCCTTATGTCCAAGAATTGGGTATTCAAAATCTCTTTGTAGTTATGTTTAAGAAAAGTCAAGATAGGGATTCAACTTTCCTTGCTAGGCCTACTCTTCTGTTTGGCCAGCTTTTTGCAGTCCAACCATTAGGTAATTTGGAatctatttttgatttggtttgggATAAGACTTTGATGCATGTCCAAATCCCTATTCATTCAGACTTGGTTAACAAAGGGAGGGCTAGAGAGGTCTTAGATCAGTTGGGAACTTTTGTGTCAGCGGATTCTCCTGTAGGGAATCTTTATGAAGCTAAATTGATGGTGCCTCTTAGGTATCCACTTACTCGGAAAGTTGTCATCAACACCAGCACGAGGCCTTATTATATGACTGTATTCTACCCAAAACTGCCTTTTCTTGCTTGCAAGAAGTGTTTCATTCTTTACCATAATGAAGATAACTGCAGAGAGATTCGAATGAGAATCTTTGTCAGGGCTCTGCCGGCTCCATCTCCTAGGGCCACTCATGTTTCTGTAACTAATGTGCATTCAAGTTCTGAAGATGGTGAATGCTCAAATGCAGGGAAGGCTAATTCTGTAGTTGCTGCTGATGCTGTATCTGATGAGCACTCAAAGCCATCTGGCTTTTCTGTCAGTCTGCATCCCTCTGCAGCTCTCAGAAATACAggttcttcatcattttctcctgTTTTTCCATCTGATAAACCTAGAAATTCTCCTTTGACAATTAGAGAGCTTGTTTCGTCtcaaccaaattcagttggtttTCCTTCGTCTTTTGAAGATATGTCTTTTGATGTCGATGGTCTTTTGCATGATTGAAAAGGGAAAAGAGCTAGGTCAGTATTTGAATTAGTCTATTTAGGCTCTG includes the following:
- the LOC113342157 gene encoding uncharacterized protein LOC113342157 — its product is MAIPAAQVRVLNVDEDVEEFPFRFAALLCDDSRNYHKTSIKHHLNRIWTINSPYFKLAKPYVQELGIQNLFVVMFKKSQDRDSTFLARPTLLFGQLFAVQPLGNLESIFDLVWDKTLMHVQIPIHSDLVNKGRAREVLDQLGTFVSADSPVGNLYEAKLMVPLRYPLTRKVVINTSTRPYYMTVFYPKLPFLACKKCFILYHNEDNCREIRMRIFVRALPAPSPRATHVSVTNVHSSSEDGECSNAGKANSVVAADAVSDEHSKPSGFSVSLHPSAALRNTGSSSFSPVFPSDKPRNSPLTIRELVSSQPNSVGFPSSFEDMSFDVDGLLHD